From a single Fusobacterium ulcerans ATCC 49185 genomic region:
- a CDS encoding aspartate kinase — MRVVLKYGGSSVATIEKIKAISGYISKLKKEKYDEIVVVASAMGKTTDALIKMANEISSNPDQRELDSLLSTGEQQTVTLLAIALNAEGEKAVSLTGSQANVKTMGIHTKSKIKSIDVERIESHLKDGKVVIVTGFQGVNEDGDITTLGRGGSDTSAVALAAALGCECRIYTDVEGIYSVDPRRYKDAKLLDKISYEEMMEMAHLGAGVMETRAVELGKKFNIPIFVGRSLSETGGTYIMEKDSALEEKLVTGLSIANEIIVTTISNIDYSAEKIAEIFSTINNCGLNINMITQNISRNRKADISFSCTLGEKYLLDQVVKQIRSRYPEIEIEYQDNLGMISVVGIGMINNSGIAGRFFSALSSAGVEFYQVTTSEISISCSVDRNLINRAVESAAVEFGL, encoded by the coding sequence ATGAGAGTAGTATTAAAGTATGGTGGTTCAAGTGTAGCAACAATAGAAAAAATAAAAGCGATTTCTGGATATATCAGTAAGCTGAAGAAGGAAAAATATGATGAAATCGTTGTTGTTGCTTCAGCAATGGGAAAGACAACAGATGCTTTAATAAAGATGGCTAATGAAATTTCTTCAAATCCTGATCAGAGAGAGCTTGATTCTCTCTTGTCAACTGGGGAACAACAAACAGTGACGCTTCTAGCTATAGCATTGAATGCTGAAGGAGAAAAGGCAGTATCACTTACAGGTTCTCAAGCAAATGTAAAAACTATGGGGATACATACAAAGAGTAAGATAAAAAGTATAGATGTAGAGAGAATAGAGAGTCACCTGAAAGATGGAAAAGTAGTCATAGTAACTGGATTTCAGGGAGTTAATGAAGATGGAGATATAACAACTCTGGGAAGAGGGGGATCAGACACAAGTGCAGTGGCTCTGGCAGCTGCTTTAGGATGTGAATGCAGAATATATACAGATGTGGAAGGGATATACAGTGTAGACCCTAGAAGATATAAAGATGCAAAATTACTGGATAAGATTTCATATGAGGAGATGATGGAGATGGCACACCTTGGTGCAGGAGTAATGGAAACAAGAGCAGTGGAATTAGGAAAAAAGTTTAATATACCAATTTTTGTGGGAAGAAGTTTAAGCGAAACAGGAGGAACATATATCATGGAAAAAGATAGTGCTTTAGAAGAAAAATTAGTAACTGGGCTTAGTATAGCAAATGAAATAATTGTAACAACAATCTCAAACATAGATTATTCAGCAGAGAAGATAGCAGAGATATTTTCAACAATAAATAATTGCGGACTGAATATAAATATGATTACTCAAAATATAAGCAGAAACAGAAAGGCAGATATATCATTCAGCTGTACTTTAGGAGAAAAATATCTGCTGGATCAGGTAGTGAAACAGATAAGAAGCAGATATCCAGAAATTGAGATAGAGTATCAGGATAATCTAGGAATGATATCAGTTGTGGGAATTGGAATGATAAATAATTCAGGAATAGCTGGAAGATTTTTCTCAGCATTAAGCAGTGCTGGAGTTGAATTCTATCAGGTGACTACTTCTGAAATAAGTATATCATGCAGTGTAGACAGAAATTTAATAAACAGAGCTGTAGAATCAGCTGCTGTAGAATTTGGACTTTAG
- the dapD gene encoding 2,3,4,5-tetrahydropyridine-2,6-dicarboxylate N-acetyltransferase, with product MTNLNTAEEIIAFIKSSQKRTPVKAYINGNIENLETTAQVFRGNGSYILIGESDEINRVLEVYTADITDYYIENDRRNSGVPTLDYRNINARIEPGAVIRDKVAIGNNAVIMMGAVINIGAIIGDGTMIDMGAVLGGRATVGKNCHIGAGAVLAGVVEPPSAKPVVIEDGVLVGANAVIIEGVRIGTGAVVGAGAVVLEDVPAGAVVTGNPARIIKNVDEKTLGKTQLVDDLRK from the coding sequence ATGACAAATTTAAATACAGCAGAAGAGATAATAGCCTTTATAAAAAGTTCACAAAAAAGGACCCCAGTAAAAGCATATATAAATGGAAATATAGAGAATTTAGAAACTACAGCGCAAGTCTTTAGAGGAAATGGTTCATATATTTTGATTGGAGAATCAGATGAAATAAATAGAGTCTTAGAAGTATATACAGCTGATATAACAGATTATTATATTGAAAATGACAGAAGAAATTCAGGAGTACCAACTTTAGACTATAGAAACATAAATGCAAGAATAGAACCAGGAGCAGTAATAAGAGATAAAGTAGCTATTGGAAATAATGCAGTTATCATGATGGGAGCAGTAATAAATATAGGAGCAATCATTGGAGATGGGACTATGATAGATATGGGAGCAGTTCTTGGTGGAAGAGCAACAGTTGGAAAAAACTGCCATATAGGAGCAGGAGCAGTTCTTGCAGGAGTAGTAGAACCTCCTTCAGCTAAACCTGTAGTGATAGAAGATGGTGTTCTTGTAGGAGCTAATGCTGTAATCATAGAAGGAGTAAGAATAGGAACAGGAGCAGTTGTTGGAGCAGGGGCAGTAGTCCTTGAAGATGTACCAGCTGGAGCAGTAGTTACAGGGAACCCAGCCAGAATAATAAAAAATGTAGATGAAAAAACATTAGGAAAGACACAGTTAGTAGATGATTTGAGAAAATAG
- a CDS encoding M20 metallopeptidase family protein has product MDLQNVFFDGIEDSEQWLINVRRELHEHPELDFDLPETTGIICRYLDEIGIPYKTGIGKSGIVADLTGKNSNITIALRADIDALPILESTGCEYSSKNTGKMHACGHDVHTSVLLGTAKILADKKEELPCNVRFIFQPAEETTGGAVPMIEDGVLEGVNCIFGLHVDPSTESGKIAVKYRAMNASATDVNIKITGKSCHGAYPSGGVDAVVTAAYVITALQSIVSRNIDSRDSLVLTFGTMQSGTKENIVAQEAFCCGTMRSLSNSVRDKAKKRVNTIVEMVSAAYEARGEVFYRDSYNALINHNEYVDIVKSNVENILGVDKVRVKELPDMGVEDFAYFLEKIPGAFFNLGVGNREKKITAPLHNDKFNIDESALIIGVKMQIANILSAYEKLNK; this is encoded by the coding sequence ATGGATTTACAAAATGTTTTTTTTGATGGTATAGAAGACTCAGAACAATGGCTCATAAATGTGAGAAGAGAGCTTCATGAACACCCCGAACTGGACTTTGATCTGCCAGAAACTACTGGTATAATATGCAGATATCTTGATGAAATTGGAATTCCATACAAGACAGGTATCGGAAAAAGCGGTATAGTTGCTGACCTTACAGGGAAAAACAGTAATATTACCATAGCATTGAGAGCTGATATTGATGCTCTCCCAATTCTTGAAAGTACAGGATGTGAGTATTCATCAAAAAATACTGGAAAAATGCATGCATGTGGCCATGATGTTCATACCTCTGTTCTTTTAGGTACTGCCAAAATTTTAGCTGATAAAAAAGAAGAACTTCCATGCAATGTAAGATTTATATTCCAGCCTGCTGAAGAAACTACTGGAGGAGCTGTCCCAATGATAGAAGATGGTGTCCTTGAAGGTGTAAATTGTATATTTGGACTCCATGTAGATCCTTCTACAGAATCAGGAAAAATAGCTGTTAAATATAGAGCAATGAATGCTTCAGCTACAGATGTAAATATAAAAATTACAGGAAAAAGCTGTCATGGAGCATACCCAAGTGGGGGAGTAGATGCAGTAGTTACAGCTGCTTATGTCATTACAGCACTACAGAGTATTGTGAGCAGAAATATTGATTCAAGAGATTCTCTTGTACTGACTTTTGGAACTATGCAAAGTGGTACAAAAGAAAATATTGTGGCTCAGGAGGCCTTCTGCTGTGGTACTATGAGAAGTCTTTCAAATTCTGTAAGAGATAAGGCTAAAAAAAGAGTAAATACCATAGTTGAAATGGTAAGTGCTGCTTATGAAGCTAGAGGAGAGGTTTTCTATCGTGACAGTTACAATGCTCTTATTAACCACAATGAGTATGTTGATATAGTTAAATCTAATGTGGAAAATATTCTTGGAGTAGATAAAGTAAGAGTAAAAGAACTTCCTGATATGGGAGTTGAGGACTTTGCATATTTCCTTGAAAAAATTCCTGGTGCTTTTTTTAATTTAGGTGTTGGAAACAGAGAGAAGAAAATCACTGCTCCTCTCCACAATGATAAATTCAATATTGATGAATCAGCTTTAATTATTGGAGTAAAAATGCAGATAGCTAATATTCTTTCAGCTTATGAAAAATTAAATAAATAG
- a CDS encoding aspartate-semialdehyde dehydrogenase codes for MKIAIVGATGLVGRTFLKVLEERELDITELYLFASKRSAGNKVIFKNKEYIVEELTENSFDRDIDIALFSAGGDISKKFAPIATEKGVLVVDNSSAWRMESGVPLVVPEVNPETAFKNNGIIANPNCSTIQCMLPLKVLEEKYGLKRVIYCTYQAVSGSGHKGVEDLENGLRGEEPKTYPHPIVNNCLPHIDKFLENGYTKEEIKMIDETRKILGIPDLPVTATCVRVPVMNSHSVSITAELERDFDLEEVKEALGNFAGMVLVDDVNSNEYPLASDATGQDKVLVGRVRKDFSTEKGINLWVVADNIRKGAATNAVQIAELFRGI; via the coding sequence ATGAAAATAGCTATAGTGGGAGCTACTGGATTAGTAGGGAGAACATTTTTAAAAGTATTGGAAGAAAGAGAACTTGATATAACAGAACTTTATCTTTTTGCCTCAAAAAGAAGTGCAGGAAATAAAGTGATATTTAAAAATAAAGAATATATAGTGGAAGAACTTACAGAAAATAGTTTTGATAGGGATATAGACATAGCTCTATTTTCTGCTGGGGGAGATATAAGCAAGAAATTTGCTCCAATAGCAACAGAAAAAGGAGTGCTGGTTGTGGATAATTCATCTGCATGGAGAATGGAAAGTGGAGTTCCTTTGGTAGTACCAGAAGTAAATCCTGAGACAGCCTTTAAAAATAATGGAATAATAGCAAACCCTAATTGCTCAACTATCCAGTGCATGCTTCCTCTAAAAGTATTAGAAGAAAAATATGGTTTAAAAAGAGTCATTTATTGTACTTATCAAGCTGTATCAGGAAGTGGTCATAAAGGAGTAGAAGATTTAGAAAATGGACTTAGAGGAGAGGAACCAAAGACTTATCCTCATCCAATAGTTAATAACTGCCTTCCCCACATAGATAAATTTTTAGAGAATGGCTACACAAAAGAAGAAATAAAAATGATAGATGAAACAAGAAAGATATTGGGAATACCAGATCTTCCTGTAACAGCGACTTGTGTAAGAGTTCCAGTGATGAATTCACATTCTGTTTCTATTACAGCAGAATTGGAAAGAGATTTTGACCTTGAGGAAGTGAAGGAGGCTTTGGGAAATTTTGCTGGAATGGTGCTTGTAGATGATGTAAATTCAAATGAGTATCCATTGGCTTCTGATGCTACTGGACAGGACAAGGTGCTGGTAGGAAGAGTGAGAAAAGATTTCAGCACAGAAAAAGGGATAAATTTGTGGGTAGTTGCTGATAATATAAGAAAAGGGGCAGCTACAAATGCTGTTCAGATAGCAGAACTTTTCAGAGGAATATAA
- a CDS encoding glycosyltransferase: MKNEKISIIVPIYNGEKYLKKLVEKLKEQKGNFSIELIALISHSKDKSLEISKELFDKVLEVKKFNHAKTRHRGALIAEGDILVFITQDILPYDNNWLRELVNPLNENIIASFSKQIAYEEHSETEKIIRRFNYPDENRICNKQNENINGRKNIFYSDASSAILKEEFLKLGGYDFFTPTNEDVYLASKIIKSGKSFIYIAESKIWHSHQLSLKDSYKRYGDIGKFEKLFEKEIDFSKTENEGKKLLMYLIKELIKRKKIFELIYLPFDIGARWLGYKIGKYKYGDVNK; encoded by the coding sequence ATGAAAAATGAGAAAATTTCAATAATAGTTCCCATATACAATGGAGAAAAATATTTAAAAAAACTAGTAGAAAAACTAAAAGAACAAAAAGGTAATTTTTCTATTGAATTAATAGCATTAATAAGTCATTCCAAAGATAAAAGTTTAGAAATATCAAAGGAGTTATTTGATAAAGTTTTAGAAGTTAAAAAGTTTAATCATGCTAAAACAAGACATAGAGGAGCATTAATAGCTGAGGGAGATATATTAGTCTTTATAACACAAGATATATTACCTTATGATAATAATTGGTTAAGAGAATTAGTTAATCCTTTAAATGAAAATATTATTGCTTCTTTTTCAAAGCAAATAGCATATGAGGAACATTCTGAAACAGAAAAAATTATTAGAAGATTTAATTATCCAGATGAAAATAGAATTTGTAACAAACAAAATGAAAATATTAATGGAAGAAAAAATATATTCTACAGTGATGCTTCCTCAGCAATACTAAAAGAAGAGTTTTTAAAGTTAGGGGGATATGATTTTTTTACTCCAACAAATGAAGATGTATACTTAGCTTCTAAAATAATAAAAAGTGGAAAATCATTTATTTATATAGCTGAAAGCAAAATATGGCATTCACACCAATTATCTTTAAAAGATTCTTATAAAAGATATGGAGATATAGGAAAATTTGAAAAGTTATTTGAAAAAGAAATAGATTTCTCAAAAACAGAGAATGAAGGGAAGAAATTATTGATGTATTTAATAAAAGAATTAATAAAAAGAAAAAAAATATTTGAATTAATATACCTACCATTTGATATTGGAGCTAGATGGTTGGGTTATAAAATAGGAAAATATAAATATGGGGATGTTAATAAATGA
- the dapA gene encoding 4-hydroxy-tetrahydrodipicolinate synthase, with protein MELFTGSGVALITPFDENGEVNYSRLREILEFHVINHTDAIIVTGTTGEGSTLNDEEKISVIEFTVNIINNRIPVIAGTGSNDTRHAAEFSKRVERLGVDGLLVVTPYYNKGNENGIYEHYKAIAEGVKIPIIMYNVPSRTGVNLSIQLLKRLAQIENITALKEASGNISYVAEVAREVPELDIYSGNDDMVVPVLSLGGKGVISVSANIIPDISHDMTVSFLKGDVKKARELQLKYNDLVNALFLETNPAPIKEAMNFLGYEVGNCRLPLGVMEEANRRKLTDILIAHEVTGWK; from the coding sequence ATGGAATTATTCACAGGATCGGGAGTTGCCCTCATAACTCCCTTTGATGAAAATGGTGAGGTAAATTACTCAAGACTTAGAGAAATACTTGAATTTCATGTTATAAATCATACAGATGCAATAATAGTAACTGGGACTACTGGGGAAGGAAGTACTCTCAATGACGAAGAAAAAATTTCAGTAATAGAATTTACAGTCAATATAATAAATAATAGAATACCTGTAATAGCAGGAACAGGGTCAAATGATACCAGACATGCTGCAGAATTTAGCAAAAGAGTAGAAAGATTAGGAGTAGATGGACTTTTAGTAGTTACTCCTTACTATAACAAAGGAAATGAAAACGGAATATATGAACACTACAAAGCAATAGCAGAAGGAGTTAAAATTCCTATAATAATGTATAATGTTCCTTCAAGAACAGGGGTAAATTTATCTATACAGCTTTTGAAAAGACTGGCACAGATAGAAAATATTACAGCTCTGAAAGAAGCCAGTGGAAATATATCATATGTTGCAGAGGTAGCAAGAGAAGTTCCAGAGCTTGATATCTATTCTGGAAATGATGACATGGTAGTACCAGTTCTTTCCTTAGGAGGAAAGGGAGTCATTTCTGTATCAGCTAATATAATTCCTGATATAAGTCATGATATGACAGTTTCATTTCTAAAGGGAGATGTAAAAAAAGCTAGAGAATTACAACTGAAATATAATGATCTTGTAAATGCTCTCTTTCTTGAAACAAATCCAGCTCCAATAAAAGAAGCTATGAACTTTCTTGGATATGAAGTGGGGAACTGCAGACTTCCTCTAGGAGTAATGGAGGAGGCAAATAGAAGAAAACTTACAGATATTTTAATAGCTCATGAGGTGACAGGATGGAAATAA
- a CDS encoding pyridoxal phosphate-dependent aminotransferase produces MEINREVSKLQYSLIRALNEESRKYSDAIDLTIGEPDIPSPKELITEALQYGAEHQLRYPPTGGGEKIRSLVADYYNRKYGSNYVPDNVIINVGASEALSSCLRTILNPEDEVMIPAPFYPGYPPMINLCYAKTIFMDITKTDFKITAELLEENYSDRTKAILLSNPCNPTGNVLTLEEMNIVADFVEKRDVFLIADEIYSELVFYDFHSFSSFDRIKDKLIVINGFSKSHSMTGWRIGYTIFPLEYRRNFLNTTLYTLSSPMALSIAAGEVALEKFEDRSELMNIYKERALYMKNALTELGFNVVEPKGAFYIFAEYSGISELNSFDFAMDMLKKVQVAVVPGVSFGTEKYFRISLTMDISKLEKAVERIRIYVEENRK; encoded by the coding sequence ATGGAGATAAACAGAGAAGTATCAAAACTTCAATATTCCCTTATCAGAGCTCTCAATGAGGAATCAAGGAAATATTCAGATGCAATAGATCTGACAATAGGAGAGCCAGATATTCCTTCCCCAAAAGAACTGATAACAGAGGCATTGCAATATGGAGCAGAACATCAGCTGCGATATCCTCCTACTGGTGGTGGAGAAAAAATTAGATCATTAGTAGCTGATTATTACAATAGAAAATATGGTTCCAACTATGTACCTGATAATGTGATAATAAATGTAGGAGCATCAGAAGCTTTGTCTTCATGTTTGAGAACAATATTGAATCCAGAAGATGAAGTAATGATACCAGCACCTTTTTATCCAGGATACCCTCCAATGATAAATCTGTGCTATGCCAAAACTATTTTTATGGATATAACAAAAACAGATTTTAAAATAACGGCAGAGTTGTTAGAAGAAAATTATTCTGACAGAACAAAAGCTATCCTTTTGAGCAACCCATGTAACCCCACAGGAAATGTGCTGACTCTTGAAGAGATGAATATAGTGGCAGACTTTGTAGAGAAAAGAGATGTTTTTCTGATAGCAGATGAGATATATAGTGAGCTTGTATTTTATGATTTTCATTCCTTCAGCTCTTTTGACAGAATAAAAGATAAACTAATTGTAATAAATGGATTTTCAAAATCTCATTCAATGACAGGATGGAGAATAGGGTATACTATTTTTCCACTTGAATATAGAAGAAATTTTTTAAATACTACCTTGTATACTTTAAGTTCTCCAATGGCACTGTCTATTGCAGCAGGAGAAGTTGCATTGGAAAAGTTTGAAGACAGAAGCGAACTGATGAATATATATAAAGAAAGAGCTTTATATATGAAAAATGCTTTAACAGAGCTGGGATTTAATGTAGTTGAGCCTAAGGGAGCTTTCTATATATTTGCAGAGTATTCAGGGATTTCAGAATTAAATTCTTTTGATTTTGCGATGGATATGCTGAAAAAAGTGCAGGTGGCAGTAGTTCCAGGGGTATCTTTTGGAACAGAAAAATATTTTAGAATATCACTTACAATGGATATATCTAAATTAGAAAAGGCTGTAGAAAGAATAAGAATATATGTAGAGGAAAACAGAAAATAG
- the dapB gene encoding 4-hydroxy-tetrahydrodipicolinate reductase has product MEIIIHGTGAMGRLLKEIAEGYEDIKITGFADELTDETGDIIIDFSHYSRLDALLDYSKNKRIPLIVATTGYSNETMRKIEETVKEIPVLLSSNMSLGVNLLNDILERIVPVLYENYDIEVIEKHHNKKVDSPSGTAKTLVETIERSCTEEMREQYGREGNSKRERNEIGIHSLRGGTIVGEHSVLFCGEDEIIEIKHTAMSKKIFAMGALKAARFLVGKEAGLYTMKDIFKN; this is encoded by the coding sequence ATGGAAATAATAATACATGGAACTGGAGCAATGGGAAGACTCCTTAAAGAAATAGCAGAAGGTTATGAAGATATAAAGATAACTGGTTTTGCAGATGAATTAACTGATGAAACAGGAGATATAATAATAGACTTTTCTCATTATTCAAGGTTGGATGCTCTTTTAGATTATTCAAAGAATAAAAGAATTCCTCTGATTGTAGCTACTACTGGATATTCAAATGAAACAATGAGGAAAATAGAAGAAACTGTAAAGGAAATACCTGTACTTCTATCTTCAAATATGTCTTTAGGAGTAAATCTTTTAAACGATATTCTTGAAAGAATAGTTCCAGTACTCTATGAAAATTATGATATAGAAGTAATAGAAAAACATCATAATAAAAAAGTAGATTCTCCAAGTGGCACAGCTAAAACTTTAGTTGAAACCATAGAAAGGAGCTGTACTGAAGAGATGAGAGAACAGTATGGTAGAGAAGGAAACAGTAAAAGAGAGAGAAATGAGATAGGAATTCATTCTTTGAGAGGGGGAACTATTGTTGGAGAACATTCAGTTCTTTTCTGTGGAGAAGATGAAATTATAGAGATAAAACATACAGCAATGTCTAAAAAGATATTTGCCATGGGAGCTTTAAAAGCAGCTAGGTTTCTTGTTGGAAAAGAAGCTGGACTATATACTATGAAAGATATTTTTAAAAATTAG
- a CDS encoding 3'-5' exonuclease — protein sequence MKILFVDTETGGVTERSALIQLSGIVQIGKEVAEEFNFHIKPFPGSEVTDEALRIQGRTREEVETYDSEEEVFIKFMKILNKHIDKYNKEDKFLVGGYNVRFDIDVINRFLKRNGEKYLFSYIQATTLDPLQWIAALQLLKKIPVLKDNKLETWCNHFGIELKAHDSLEDIKATKALTKKMMLLMR from the coding sequence ATGAAGATACTTTTTGTAGATACAGAAACTGGAGGAGTAACTGAAAGATCAGCACTTATTCAACTCTCAGGAATAGTACAGATAGGAAAAGAAGTTGCAGAGGAATTTAATTTCCATATAAAGCCTTTTCCAGGTTCAGAAGTCACAGATGAAGCTTTAAGAATTCAAGGAAGAACCAGAGAAGAAGTTGAAACATATGATTCTGAAGAAGAAGTCTTTATAAAATTTATGAAAATTTTAAATAAACATATTGATAAATACAATAAAGAGGATAAGTTTCTTGTGGGTGGCTATAATGTCAGATTTGATATAGATGTTATAAATAGATTTCTAAAAAGAAATGGAGAAAAATATCTTTTCAGCTATATTCAGGCAACAACACTGGATCCTCTTCAATGGATTGCAGCATTACAGCTTTTGAAAAAAATACCTGTTCTTAAAGATAACAAACTTGAAACTTGGTGCAATCATTTTGGAATAGAATTAAAGGCTCATGATTCTTTAGAAGATATCAAGGCGACTAAAGCTCTTACCAAAAAAATGATGTTGCTAATGAGATAA
- a CDS encoding sugar transferase, producing MKRQSSKILMIVLQFLFYFLINKIFKVPDRIMYNTFFIYLALNLTKNMYSFKTILIWEELKKQLFVHTEYLIIMLINDAAFWGSKYIPVHLIVGITFTFFNLIIIKIIRNIFRKSLEKRLLIIGVGNTARELTHVIKENNFTMYNLLGYISANSLEGVNQSIKVEEEKILGNCCDIERVIEENKINEVIIALPLADNKQMSEIINRLDGKVNKIKFTPELNGTYTFNATIEDYDGIMLVSSYNGMNRRTNKFLKRSFDIATGTVGCIVLGMLYLIYAPKIKKDGGKAIFFHTRIGQYLKTFKMYKFRTMYTDAEKRLEEILSKDKKLKEEFYKNFKLKDDPRITEVGKFLRKTSLDEFPQFINVIRGEMSFVGPRPVVQKEVDLYYGEENSKKIFGVKPGITGMWQANGRSDVENYDERIALDLYYIRNWSLWLDIIITVKTIKNVIGKKGAY from the coding sequence GTGAAAAGACAGAGTTCAAAGATTTTAATGATAGTATTACAGTTTTTATTCTATTTTTTAATAAATAAAATATTTAAAGTTCCAGACAGAATTATGTATAACACTTTCTTTATCTATCTTGCATTAAACCTTACTAAGAATATGTATTCCTTTAAAACTATACTCATATGGGAAGAACTGAAGAAACAGCTCTTTGTACATACAGAATATCTCATAATAATGCTGATAAATGATGCAGCATTCTGGGGAAGCAAGTATATACCAGTTCATCTGATAGTCGGAATAACATTTACTTTCTTTAACTTAATTATAATAAAAATTATAAGAAATATATTTAGAAAATCATTGGAAAAAAGGCTTCTTATTATAGGAGTAGGAAATACAGCTAGAGAATTAACTCATGTAATAAAAGAAAATAATTTTACAATGTACAACTTACTGGGATATATATCAGCTAATTCTTTAGAGGGAGTTAATCAAAGTATAAAAGTAGAAGAAGAAAAAATACTGGGGAACTGCTGTGATATTGAAAGAGTAATAGAAGAAAATAAAATAAATGAAGTAATAATAGCTCTTCCACTAGCAGATAATAAACAGATGTCAGAGATAATAAATAGATTGGATGGAAAAGTAAATAAGATAAAATTTACACCAGAGTTAAATGGAACATATACTTTTAACGCAACTATAGAAGACTATGATGGAATAATGCTTGTATCTTCATACAATGGAATGAATAGAAGAACTAATAAGTTTTTAAAAAGAAGCTTTGATATAGCGACAGGAACAGTAGGGTGCATAGTTTTAGGAATGCTCTATTTAATATATGCTCCAAAGATAAAAAAGGATGGTGGAAAAGCAATATTTTTCCATACAAGGATAGGGCAATATCTAAAGACTTTTAAGATGTATAAGTTTAGAACTATGTATACTGATGCAGAGAAAAGATTGGAAGAGATACTATCTAAAGATAAAAAACTAAAAGAGGAGTTCTATAAGAACTTTAAGTTAAAAGATGATCCAAGAATAACAGAGGTGGGAAAGTTTTTAAGAAAGACATCATTAGATGAATTTCCTCAGTTTATAAATGTAATAAGAGGAGAAATGTCATTTGTAGGTCCAAGACCAGTAGTACAAAAAGAAGTAGATTTATATTATGGGGAAGAAAATAGCAAAAAGATATTTGGAGTAAAACCAGGAATAACAGGAATGTGGCAGGCAAATGGAAGGTCAGATGTTGAGAACTATGATGAAAGAATAGCGCTGGATCTTTACTATATAAGAAACTGGTCATTGTGGCTGGATATAATAATAACAGTGAAAACAATAAAGAATGTTATTGGAAAAAAGGGGGCATATTGA
- the rfbA gene encoding glucose-1-phosphate thymidylyltransferase RfbA, which translates to MKGIILAGGSGTRLYPITKSISKQITPIYDKPMIYYPLSVLMLAGIKDIMVISTPRDLPMFEELLQTGVDFGISLSYAVQEQPNGLAEAFLIGENFIGNDSCALVLGDNIFYGHGFTGMLKEAEARKKGATIFGYYVQNPRDFGVVEFDENNRAVSLEEKPENPKSNYAVPGLYFYDNTVVEKAKKVKPSKRGELEITTLNEMYLNEGTLNVTSLGRGMAWLDTGTHEALLEAANYVKTIQSRQGVMVACLEEIAYRNGWITKEKVCELAKPLLKSKYGEYLMDLIR; encoded by the coding sequence ATGAAAGGAATAATATTAGCAGGAGGAAGTGGAACAAGACTTTATCCAATAACAAAATCAATATCAAAACAGATAACACCAATATATGATAAGCCAATGATCTATTATCCTCTATCAGTTTTAATGTTAGCTGGAATAAAAGATATTATGGTTATTTCTACTCCAAGAGACCTCCCTATGTTTGAAGAGTTATTACAGACTGGGGTTGATTTTGGGATATCTCTAAGTTATGCAGTACAGGAACAACCTAATGGCTTAGCAGAAGCATTCTTGATAGGAGAAAACTTTATTGGAAATGATTCATGTGCTTTAGTTCTTGGAGATAATATATTTTATGGTCATGGCTTTACAGGAATGCTTAAGGAAGCTGAAGCAAGGAAAAAAGGAGCAACAATATTTGGATATTATGTACAAAATCCTAGAGATTTTGGAGTAGTAGAATTTGATGAAAATAACAGAGCAGTATCATTGGAGGAAAAGCCAGAGAATCCAAAATCTAATTATGCAGTACCTGGATTGTATTTTTATGATAATACAGTAGTAGAAAAAGCTAAGAAAGTAAAACCTTCAAAAAGAGGAGAACTTGAAATAACAACACTAAATGAAATGTATCTTAATGAAGGAACTCTAAATGTAACAAGTTTAGGAAGAGGAATGGCATGGCTTGATACAGGAACACATGAAGCACTTTTAGAAGCAGCAAACTATGTAAAAACAATTCAAAGCAGACAGGGGGTAATGGTAGCCTGTCTTGAAGAAATTGCATATAGAAATGGGTGGATAACAAAAGAAAAAGTATGTGAATTAGCAAAACCATTGCTTAAATCTAAATATGGAGAATACTTGATGGATCTTATCAGATAA